In one window of Legionella fallonii LLAP-10 DNA:
- a CDS encoding DMT family transporter, whose translation MQSFKVNCILVGTIVLWASAFVGIRIALADYSPGPLALLRFLVASFFIAVIYHYQEVRKQMPWKDRVQLLIGGMLGIGIYNICLNYGEISVSAGVASFIVGLMPVITILFSFIFFQEKLAGAAWVGILISLLGLFLLAIGEGFHSEMRQGILLVLVSALMGAILTIIQKNFLNKYHPVTTIAWVMWGGTLLLLLYTPDLVKEIKIADYQSTAAVVYMGIFPAALAYVGWSYVLKKLTASTASTTLYSLPIVSTVLGFIVLGEQPSLISLIGGGLALFGALISRHYQTKDDLNMPLDKKVVAV comes from the coding sequence ATGCAATCCTTCAAAGTGAATTGTATTTTAGTAGGCACTATCGTTTTATGGGCCTCAGCATTTGTTGGAATAAGAATTGCTCTGGCCGACTATTCTCCAGGGCCTCTTGCTTTATTGCGTTTTCTTGTTGCCTCTTTCTTTATAGCGGTTATTTATCATTATCAAGAAGTTAGAAAACAGATGCCATGGAAAGATCGCGTGCAATTACTCATTGGGGGAATGCTGGGCATTGGTATTTACAATATCTGCCTTAATTACGGTGAAATTTCGGTGTCGGCGGGAGTGGCTAGTTTCATTGTAGGTTTAATGCCGGTAATTACTATATTGTTTTCTTTCATTTTTTTTCAGGAAAAATTAGCCGGGGCTGCATGGGTAGGGATTTTAATTAGCCTGTTGGGTTTATTTTTATTGGCCATTGGTGAAGGTTTCCATAGCGAGATGAGGCAAGGTATTTTATTGGTGTTAGTGTCTGCTTTGATGGGGGCTATTTTAACCATTATCCAAAAGAATTTTTTGAATAAATACCATCCTGTTACTACTATTGCTTGGGTCATGTGGGGGGGGACTTTACTGTTATTGCTCTATACTCCTGATTTAGTGAAAGAGATTAAAATAGCTGATTATCAGTCTACTGCTGCGGTGGTTTATATGGGGATTTTCCCCGCCGCGTTAGCTTATGTTGGGTGGAGTTATGTACTGAAAAAACTGACTGCATCTACAGCTTCGACTACTTTATACTCTTTGCCCATAGTTTCTACCGTGTTGGGTTTTATTGTCCTGGGCGAACAACCCTCATTAATTTCTTTAATTGGTGGTGGGCTGGCATTGTTTGGTGCTTTAATTTCTCGTCACTATCAAACAAAAGATGACTTAAATATGCCTTTAGATAAAAAAGTGGTTGCTGTATAA
- a CDS encoding superoxide dismutase family protein — protein sequence MNKLIALFIGSLFSINAIHAASITATIHATGANQESLGTVIFSETPYGLLIVPDLHNLPAGLHGFHLHQHPNCGNSGMSAGGHYDPANTNSHQGPYGKGHLGDLPVLYVTSEGKANTPTLAPRLKLKNLKGLTVMIHANGDNYSDTPPLGGGGAREACGVIGKT from the coding sequence ATGAATAAACTAATTGCGCTATTTATTGGTTCTTTATTCAGCATCAATGCAATTCATGCTGCATCCATTACAGCGACGATACATGCAACAGGCGCCAATCAAGAATCTTTAGGAACGGTTATCTTTAGTGAAACCCCTTATGGATTGCTCATTGTTCCTGACTTACATAACCTGCCCGCAGGATTACACGGATTCCATCTTCACCAACACCCCAATTGTGGAAACAGCGGCATGAGCGCTGGAGGACATTATGATCCAGCCAATACTAATAGCCATCAGGGCCCTTATGGCAAAGGACATTTGGGAGATTTACCCGTTCTCTATGTTACTAGTGAGGGCAAAGCAAACACCCCTACTTTAGCTCCTCGTTTAAAATTAAAAAATTTGAAGGGTTTAACCGTAATGATCCATGCCAATGGCGACAATTATAGTGATACTCCCCCATTAGGTGGCGGCGGTGCTCGTGAAGCCTGTGGTGTGATTGGTAAGACTTAA
- a CDS encoding NADPH-dependent 2,4-dienoyl-CoA reductase, whose product MELRIDNTPFKSLFQPLDLGFTQLKNRVLMGSMHTGLEEDKEGLKRLAEFYRARALGGAALIVTGGFAPNRAGRLAPFSAKLTNHKEQQKHEVVTHTVHEAGGKVALQILHAGRYGYHPFIVAPSGIKSPISPFKPWVMSKNRIKKTINHFARCARLAQLAGYDGVEIMGSEGYLINQFIVSHTNQRQDEWGGSYENRIRFPVEVVRQVREVVGEKFIIIYRLSMLDLIAQGSSWDEIVTLAKAIEQAGASIINTGIGWHEARIPTIATMVPSAAFTHITQHLKPEVTIPVITSNRINTPELANHVVESGMADMVSMARPFLADPLFVEKAKLGESDAINVCIACNQACLDQVFVHKTASCLVNPQACNETELVYQAVHQPKSVAVVGSGPAGLAFAAVAAERGHKVTVFEKNDGLGGQFNLAKRIPGKEEFQHTLNYFNYQLQKFKVDIRLNTEATASMLEDFDEVILASGIKPRVPDIKGIDNKKVVSYIDVIMGRKEVGARVAIIGAGGIGFDVAEFLTHEHHASKEQFYDEWGIDVTGLHRGGVKEAKRSSSPREVYLLQRKKEKMGKRLGKTTGWIHRLSLKHKQVQMISGVIYDLIDDEGLHLTLDGQPQLLAVDTIVICAGQIEFKDLYNPLKQAGKSVHLVGGAYKALELDARHAIDQACRLAALI is encoded by the coding sequence ATGGAATTGAGAATTGATAATACCCCTTTTAAATCCCTGTTTCAGCCTTTAGATTTAGGATTTACTCAGTTAAAAAATCGAGTACTCATGGGGTCTATGCATACGGGGCTTGAAGAGGATAAAGAAGGTTTAAAACGTTTAGCAGAATTTTATCGCGCTAGGGCATTAGGTGGCGCCGCTCTAATTGTTACCGGAGGTTTTGCTCCAAATCGTGCTGGACGTCTGGCTCCGTTTTCAGCAAAATTGACTAATCATAAAGAACAACAAAAACATGAAGTAGTCACGCATACAGTGCATGAGGCAGGGGGAAAAGTCGCCTTGCAAATTCTACATGCAGGACGTTATGGTTATCATCCTTTCATTGTCGCTCCCAGTGGCATTAAATCCCCTATTAGCCCATTTAAACCTTGGGTCATGAGTAAAAATCGGATTAAGAAAACCATCAACCATTTTGCTCGTTGTGCTCGTCTGGCTCAGCTCGCTGGATATGATGGCGTGGAGATTATGGGAAGTGAAGGGTATTTAATTAATCAATTTATCGTATCTCATACCAATCAACGTCAAGATGAATGGGGGGGGAGTTATGAGAATCGTATCCGTTTTCCCGTTGAGGTGGTTCGCCAAGTTAGAGAGGTCGTAGGCGAGAAATTTATCATTATTTATCGTTTGTCCATGTTGGATTTAATTGCTCAAGGCAGTAGTTGGGATGAAATCGTCACTTTAGCCAAAGCAATAGAGCAAGCGGGGGCTAGCATTATTAATACAGGTATTGGTTGGCATGAAGCACGTATACCAACCATTGCCACCATGGTGCCCTCTGCAGCATTTACTCATATAACCCAACATTTAAAGCCTGAAGTCACTATACCCGTGATTACTTCTAATCGTATTAATACACCGGAGTTGGCCAATCACGTAGTAGAGTCGGGCATGGCCGATATGGTTTCTATGGCAAGACCATTTTTAGCGGATCCTCTGTTTGTTGAAAAAGCCAAATTAGGGGAAAGTGATGCTATTAATGTATGTATTGCGTGTAATCAGGCCTGTTTGGATCAGGTATTTGTTCACAAAACAGCATCTTGTTTGGTTAATCCACAAGCATGCAATGAAACAGAGTTAGTCTATCAAGCAGTACATCAACCCAAATCTGTTGCTGTTGTTGGTTCGGGGCCAGCCGGTCTTGCTTTTGCAGCAGTAGCCGCAGAGCGGGGACATAAGGTAACTGTGTTTGAGAAAAACGATGGTCTTGGAGGACAATTTAATTTAGCAAAACGAATTCCAGGTAAAGAAGAATTTCAACATACGCTTAATTATTTTAATTATCAACTGCAAAAATTTAAAGTCGATATTCGTTTAAATACTGAAGCAACAGCTTCTATGCTAGAGGACTTTGATGAAGTCATTCTAGCTAGCGGAATTAAGCCGCGAGTCCCTGATATAAAAGGTATAGATAATAAGAAAGTCGTGAGTTACATCGATGTGATTATGGGGCGCAAGGAGGTCGGAGCTCGGGTGGCCATTATTGGTGCAGGCGGCATTGGCTTTGATGTTGCTGAGTTTTTGACTCATGAGCATCACGCAAGTAAAGAACAATTTTATGATGAATGGGGTATTGATGTCACAGGACTACACCGAGGCGGAGTGAAAGAGGCCAAACGCTCTTCGAGTCCGCGTGAGGTTTATTTGTTACAACGTAAGAAAGAAAAAATGGGGAAACGTTTAGGTAAAACAACCGGTTGGATTCATCGTTTAAGTCTAAAGCATAAACAAGTCCAAATGATCTCTGGAGTAATTTATGACTTAATTGATGATGAAGGATTACACCTTACTCTAGATGGTCAGCCGCAATTACTGGCAGTGGATACCATTGTTATTTGCGCAGGACAGATTGAATTCAAAGACCTGTATAACCCTTTAAAACAAGCTGGAAAGTCAGTTCATTTAGTGGGTGGTGCTTATAAGGCATTAGAATTGGATGCGCGTCACGCTATTGATCAGGCATGTCGTTTGGCTGCTTTAATATAA
- a CDS encoding DEAD/DEAH box helicase, translated as MTQEITNFTSFNFSAALNKSLEDMKFIKPSPIQAQTIPLLLEGRDAIALAQTGTGKTAAFALPILQNLSPTVQSTQALILAPTRELAIQVAEQFELLSAHQRGVTIAVLCGGQDYGRQLKQLRGGAQVVVGTPGRILDHIDRGTLPLGSLNTFILDEADEMLRMGFIEDVETILAKLPENKQMALFSATMPYRIRQIANTYLNNPASVEIRMETATVKSIEQRFLFAAGHQKPDALIRVLEVEEYQGVIVFVRTKNSTEEVAELLQEHGLRAMAIHGDITQALRERIIAQFKQGAIDILVATDVAARGLDVERVTHVINYDMPHDNETYVHRIGRTGRAGRSGVTILFVTPKESRLISSIERHTRQRIEKVNVPNDHMIQVARQQRFLANITARLEHANLHSYKRIIEEYIKESNVSALDVAAILALLLHKDKPWQKEMSSPKSASQPAKEGRSNGKFERSRGGDDRRSFGGDKKGFGNDRKTLGDNRRKFSGDVSSSQDLFRIDVGKVHGVKPGNIVGAIANEAGLQSKFITGLKIHEEHSTVRLPKGMSKEVMQDLTKAWVCGRQLNITLIGSEA; from the coding sequence ATGACTCAAGAAATAACAAACTTCACTTCTTTTAATTTTTCAGCCGCGTTAAATAAATCGCTAGAGGATATGAAGTTTATCAAGCCATCGCCAATTCAGGCTCAAACTATTCCCTTGCTATTAGAAGGGCGAGATGCAATTGCTTTGGCTCAAACAGGAACAGGTAAAACTGCTGCATTTGCATTACCTATTTTACAAAATTTATCACCGACAGTGCAGAGCACTCAGGCGTTAATTTTAGCACCTACCCGTGAATTAGCGATTCAAGTCGCAGAGCAATTTGAATTGTTAAGCGCTCATCAACGGGGTGTTACTATTGCTGTATTATGCGGTGGACAAGATTATGGGCGTCAATTAAAGCAATTACGTGGCGGCGCTCAAGTAGTGGTTGGTACTCCTGGCCGCATACTGGATCATATAGATAGAGGTACTTTACCTTTAGGTAGTTTGAATACCTTTATCCTTGATGAAGCAGACGAAATGTTGCGCATGGGATTTATAGAAGATGTTGAAACTATTTTAGCAAAATTACCAGAAAATAAACAAATGGCTTTGTTTTCTGCTACTATGCCTTATCGTATACGCCAAATAGCGAATACTTACTTAAATAACCCTGCTTCTGTCGAAATTCGTATGGAAACAGCTACAGTGAAGAGTATTGAGCAACGCTTTTTATTTGCTGCAGGCCATCAAAAGCCTGATGCATTGATTAGGGTGCTAGAAGTAGAAGAATATCAAGGCGTGATTGTCTTTGTTCGTACCAAGAATAGTACCGAAGAAGTGGCTGAATTATTACAAGAGCATGGATTAAGGGCAATGGCCATTCATGGTGATATTACTCAAGCATTGCGTGAGCGAATTATTGCTCAGTTTAAGCAAGGAGCTATAGACATTCTTGTGGCTACTGATGTTGCTGCTCGCGGATTGGACGTAGAACGAGTAACTCATGTGATTAATTACGATATGCCACATGATAACGAAACTTATGTTCATCGTATTGGTCGAACTGGAAGAGCGGGTCGCTCTGGGGTGACTATTTTATTTGTGACACCTAAAGAGTCTCGTTTAATTAGCTCTATTGAGAGACATACTCGTCAACGTATAGAAAAAGTGAATGTTCCTAATGATCATATGATTCAAGTTGCTCGACAGCAGCGCTTTTTGGCAAACATTACCGCTCGCTTAGAGCATGCTAATCTTCATTCATATAAGCGTATTATTGAAGAATATATTAAGGAAAGTAATGTTTCTGCTTTAGATGTTGCCGCAATTCTCGCTTTATTATTGCATAAAGACAAACCGTGGCAAAAAGAAATGTCTTCACCAAAATCAGCATCACAGCCAGCAAAAGAAGGGCGTTCCAATGGTAAATTTGAACGTTCTCGCGGCGGCGATGATAGAAGAAGTTTTGGTGGTGATAAAAAAGGTTTTGGCAATGATCGCAAGACTTTGGGCGATAACCGCAGAAAATTTAGTGGTGATGTATCATCATCTCAAGATCTATTCCGTATTGATGTGGGTAAAGTTCATGGAGTCAAACCAGGTAATATCGTTGGTGCTATTGCTAATGAAGCCGGTTTGCAAAGTAAGTTCATTACTGGCCTTAAAATTCATGAAGAGCATTCCACCGTACGTTTGCCTAAAGGGATGTCTAAAGAGGTAATGCAAGATTTAACTAAGGCCTGGGTTTGTGGCCGCCAGTTGAACATCACTTTGATTGGTAGTGAGGCGTAA
- the plsY gene encoding glycerol-3-phosphate 1-O-acyltransferase PlsY produces MVLSLFLVALGYLMGSFCSAVIVCRLFGLPDPREEGSKNPGATNVLRLAGKQYAALVMLADLLKGTIPVLIAKVFEADAVTVSFTALAAVVGHMYPVFFEFKGGKGVATAIGALLGFYFIIGVMVAITWLLIAKFSRYSSLASITAIGLSPFYTLLLIGRQDILPPLFIMVILILFKHRNNITRLIDGVEPKIKLKSNVMERVIEPELHTMHTETEKSTIEEQLPLLKEETPVKAIQSQQPKTKKIAKTKEPIKKSQAVKPKTKNTDQTVKSVKKPVKKTVKKATPNKTKINKTKET; encoded by the coding sequence GTGGTTCTTTCTCTATTCTTAGTAGCCCTTGGTTATTTAATGGGATCTTTCTGCTCAGCAGTTATAGTATGCCGTTTATTTGGCTTGCCTGATCCTCGCGAAGAAGGATCAAAAAATCCTGGGGCAACCAATGTGCTCCGCCTTGCTGGCAAGCAATATGCCGCCCTTGTAATGCTCGCTGATCTCCTCAAAGGAACTATTCCTGTACTTATAGCCAAGGTGTTCGAAGCCGATGCGGTTACAGTCTCTTTTACTGCTCTAGCTGCTGTTGTCGGCCACATGTATCCTGTTTTCTTCGAATTTAAAGGAGGAAAAGGTGTTGCTACCGCGATAGGTGCTTTATTAGGTTTTTACTTTATCATTGGAGTCATGGTTGCAATCACCTGGTTGCTAATAGCTAAATTCAGTCGTTATTCTTCTTTAGCGTCTATAACGGCTATTGGCCTATCCCCATTTTATACTCTACTACTTATAGGCCGACAGGACATTCTTCCACCATTATTCATTATGGTTATCCTAATTCTATTCAAGCATAGAAATAATATTACTCGACTTATTGATGGAGTAGAGCCCAAAATAAAATTAAAATCCAATGTGATGGAACGAGTCATAGAGCCAGAACTGCATACAATGCATACGGAAACAGAAAAATCAACAATAGAAGAACAATTGCCCTTATTAAAAGAAGAAACTCCTGTAAAGGCAATACAGTCACAACAACCCAAGACTAAAAAAATAGCTAAAACAAAAGAACCTATTAAAAAAAGCCAGGCTGTTAAGCCCAAAACCAAAAATACTGATCAAACGGTGAAATCAGTAAAAAAACCGGTAAAAAAGACAGTAAAAAAAGCTACTCCAAATAAAACTAAAATAAATAAAACTAAGGAGACATAA
- the hemW gene encoding radical SAM family heme chaperone HemW, with protein MLPLSLYIHIPWCIRKCPYCDFNSHKSPEILPEQSYVQALVADLQTDVSYFGAREICSIFIGGGTPSLFSAEAYRVLFTELKKILPFAQNIEITMEANPGSVEQQRFTEYRQIGINRLSLGIQSFNPQHLKALGRIHDEQQAHSAIQAARLAGFDNLNLDIMHGLPQQSVAQGLEDLTTAINYQPEHLSWYQLTIEPNTVFYKEQPPLPSEDDAFLLEEQGFNLLKEAGFNRYEISAFSKPNKQARHNLNYWSFGDYFGIGAGAHGKLTTNQGVQRTQKYRQPKDYQNSEKPFLATMELVADEELIFEFMLNTTRLEQPIPMELFTQTTGLDLTHLLPKLQLAASKNLITFTDTQWQITTLGRRYTNDLQALFLP; from the coding sequence ATGCTGCCTTTATCTTTATATATTCATATTCCTTGGTGTATTCGCAAATGCCCTTATTGTGATTTCAACTCTCATAAGAGTCCTGAGATCTTACCTGAACAGAGTTATGTTCAAGCATTAGTTGCTGATTTACAAACAGATGTTTCTTATTTCGGTGCTCGTGAAATTTGCTCCATTTTTATAGGCGGAGGCACCCCCAGCCTTTTTTCTGCAGAAGCATACAGAGTTTTATTTACAGAATTAAAAAAAATACTCCCCTTTGCTCAGAACATAGAAATTACCATGGAGGCCAATCCAGGAAGCGTGGAACAGCAACGCTTTACGGAATATAGACAAATAGGCATCAACCGCTTGTCCTTAGGTATCCAAAGTTTTAATCCTCAGCATTTAAAAGCATTAGGACGCATTCATGATGAGCAACAAGCTCATAGTGCCATCCAAGCAGCACGCCTTGCTGGATTTGACAATTTGAATCTAGACATCATGCATGGTTTACCCCAACAAAGTGTCGCTCAAGGCTTAGAGGATCTGACTACGGCTATAAACTATCAACCAGAACATCTGTCCTGGTACCAATTAACCATAGAACCTAATACTGTTTTTTACAAAGAACAACCCCCTTTACCTTCAGAAGACGATGCGTTTTTGTTAGAAGAGCAAGGATTTAACTTATTAAAAGAGGCAGGGTTTAACCGTTATGAAATTTCCGCTTTTTCTAAACCAAACAAACAAGCTCGGCATAATTTAAACTATTGGTCATTTGGCGATTATTTTGGCATTGGTGCAGGAGCGCATGGAAAATTAACCACCAACCAAGGGGTTCAAAGAACGCAGAAATACAGACAACCCAAAGACTATCAAAATTCAGAAAAACCCTTCCTTGCCACTATGGAATTAGTTGCGGATGAAGAGCTAATATTTGAATTCATGCTTAATACCACACGCCTAGAGCAGCCCATTCCTATGGAATTATTTACTCAAACTACAGGTTTAGATCTCACTCATCTCTTACCCAAATTACAACTCGCCGCAAGCAAAAATCTGATTACCTTCACCGACACTCAATGGCAAATTACTACTTTAGGCAGACGTTACACCAATGATCTGCAAGCCCTCTTTTTGCCCTAG
- a CDS encoding carboxymuconolactone decarboxylase family protein has product MLENIKQGIPDIAKDIRLNLSKVLDLSQNDGLTEGQILGSALAVAYSLGDKELVTELKEAITDEPLVNAAQLAASLMAMTNIYYRFTHLTGSAEVGHIPAGLRMQGMMNPGVDRVTFETLSLAVSALNGCGTCISSHTRQLQEHGLSAATIARIGRISAVIHAVFVCRQLAS; this is encoded by the coding sequence ATGTTAGAGAATATAAAACAAGGTATTCCAGATATTGCTAAAGATATTCGCTTAAATCTTAGTAAAGTATTGGATTTATCACAAAATGATGGGTTAACTGAAGGGCAGATCTTAGGTTCTGCCCTGGCTGTTGCTTATTCTTTAGGTGATAAAGAACTCGTTACGGAGTTGAAAGAGGCAATTACTGATGAGCCATTAGTCAATGCGGCGCAATTGGCTGCTTCTTTAATGGCTATGACTAATATTTATTATCGTTTCACCCATCTCACTGGAAGCGCGGAGGTTGGGCATATTCCTGCGGGGTTACGCATGCAAGGAATGATGAATCCTGGGGTGGATAGAGTGACTTTCGAAACTTTGTCTTTAGCGGTTTCTGCACTTAATGGATGTGGCACTTGCATTAGTTCACACACGCGTCAATTGCAGGAGCATGGGTTGTCAGCTGCTACTATTGCGCGTATTGGTAGGATTAGTGCAGTGATTCATGCTGTTTTTGTTTGCAGGCAGTTAGCCAGTTGA
- the nudE gene encoding ADP compounds hydrolase NudE: MREKPKCKQRTVVAKSRLFTIEEMHLEFSNGTQRIFERIKSHGHGAVLIVALTPDESLVLVREYGAGTDSYELAFPKGIIDHGESPVEAANRELREETGYAARKLHWLRSLTLAPGYFGARLELIVAQDLYPSPLPGDEPEPPEVIEWPLSASMELLEKPDFTEARSIAALFLVKEWLNKRK; the protein is encoded by the coding sequence ATGCGTGAAAAACCAAAGTGCAAACAAAGAACAGTAGTTGCAAAATCACGGTTGTTTACTATAGAAGAAATGCATTTAGAGTTTTCTAATGGCACGCAAAGGATTTTTGAGCGGATAAAAAGTCATGGTCATGGCGCAGTATTGATTGTTGCTTTAACGCCAGATGAGTCTTTAGTATTAGTTAGAGAATATGGTGCAGGAACTGATAGTTACGAGTTAGCCTTTCCTAAAGGGATTATCGATCATGGAGAGAGCCCAGTGGAGGCTGCGAATAGGGAGTTGCGAGAGGAAACTGGCTATGCGGCCAGAAAACTTCATTGGCTTCGCTCGTTGACACTTGCTCCAGGATACTTTGGTGCTCGTCTTGAGTTAATAGTTGCCCAAGATTTGTATCCTTCTCCTTTACCGGGGGATGAGCCTGAACCTCCTGAGGTGATCGAGTGGCCTTTAAGTGCGAGTATGGAGTTATTAGAAAAGCCAGATTTTACCGAGGCGCGCAGTATCGCTGCGCTATTTTTAGTTAAAGAGTGGTTGAATAAGAGGAAATAA
- a CDS encoding malate dehydrogenase, translating to MTNKRVRVAVTGAAGQIGYALLFRIASGQMFGAHVDVELNLLELEPALPALEGVAMELDDCAFPLLKRVVCTADMNKAMDGVNWALLVGSVPRKQGMERSDLLQINGGIFTKQGQAINDHASDDVRVFVVGNPCNTNCLIAMHHAKDIPNDRFYAMTTLDELRARTQLAKKAGVDITAVSEMTIWGNHSATQYPDFYNAKINGVSAAKVINDDAWLKDTFVSTVQQRGAAVIKARGSSSAASAANAIITGVNHLVNDTPAGESFSMCRHSDGEYGVDEGLIFSFPCHREKGELKVVEGLEQNDYSREKFNATLNELRQERDTVKSLGLLD from the coding sequence ATGACAAATAAACGAGTTAGAGTCGCTGTTACAGGTGCCGCAGGACAAATTGGTTATGCTTTATTGTTTCGTATTGCATCAGGACAAATGTTTGGCGCGCATGTTGATGTAGAATTAAATTTACTTGAGCTTGAACCTGCTCTTCCTGCACTGGAAGGGGTTGCAATGGAGCTTGATGATTGCGCATTTCCCTTATTAAAAAGAGTGGTGTGTACTGCTGATATGAATAAAGCTATGGACGGAGTTAACTGGGCTTTATTGGTTGGTTCTGTTCCACGTAAGCAAGGCATGGAGCGTTCTGATTTATTACAAATTAATGGCGGAATATTTACGAAACAAGGTCAGGCTATTAATGATCATGCCAGTGATGACGTTCGTGTATTCGTCGTGGGTAATCCTTGCAATACTAACTGTTTAATTGCAATGCATCATGCTAAGGACATTCCTAATGATCGATTTTATGCAATGACCACTTTAGATGAGTTAAGAGCACGTACTCAATTAGCGAAAAAAGCAGGGGTAGATATTACTGCTGTTAGCGAAATGACCATTTGGGGTAATCATTCTGCTACGCAATATCCTGATTTTTATAATGCTAAAATTAATGGTGTTTCTGCAGCGAAAGTAATTAATGATGACGCCTGGTTGAAAGATACTTTTGTTTCTACAGTACAACAGCGCGGAGCGGCAGTGATTAAGGCTCGTGGCTCTTCTTCAGCAGCTTCAGCAGCGAATGCCATTATCACTGGCGTTAATCATTTAGTAAATGATACTCCTGCTGGTGAGTCATTCTCTATGTGCCGCCACTCTGATGGAGAATACGGTGTTGATGAAGGATTGATTTTCTCATTCCCTTGCCATCGTGAAAAAGGTGAGTTAAAGGTAGTCGAAGGCTTGGAACAAAATGATTACAGCCGTGAAAAATTTAATGCTACCTTAAATGAGCTTAGACAAGAACGCGATACAGTTAAATCTTTAGGTTTATTAGACTAA
- a CDS encoding peroxiredoxin, with protein MVTVGEKFPQFQLKATVSNDLNNAFQMITNETYQGKWLVVFFWPKDFTFVCPTEIADFGRLNSEFADRDAQVLGASIDSEFVHLAWRNQHPDLKDLPFPMLADVKRELTQSLGVLDGQEGVAQRATFIVDPQGITRFVMVTDLNVGRNTNEVLRVLDALQTDELCPCNWKKGEETIHL; from the coding sequence ATGGTTACAGTTGGTGAAAAATTTCCACAATTTCAATTAAAGGCCACCGTAAGCAATGATTTGAATAATGCTTTTCAAATGATTACTAATGAAACATATCAAGGAAAATGGTTGGTTGTGTTTTTTTGGCCTAAGGATTTTACTTTTGTTTGTCCCACTGAAATTGCAGATTTTGGTCGGTTAAATTCAGAGTTTGCCGACAGAGATGCACAAGTTCTAGGAGCTAGCATCGATAGTGAGTTTGTGCATTTAGCATGGAGGAATCAGCATCCGGATTTAAAAGATCTTCCTTTTCCAATGTTGGCTGATGTGAAACGAGAGTTAACTCAAAGTTTAGGCGTTTTAGATGGGCAAGAAGGAGTCGCACAGCGAGCTACATTCATTGTCGATCCACAAGGTATCACTCGTTTTGTGATGGTTACTGATTTAAATGTTGGGCGCAATACTAATGAGGTCTTACGAGTCCTCGATGCGTTACAGACAGATGAGCTCTGCCCGTGTAATTGGAAAAAAGGCGAAGAAACTATTCATCTATAA